TGCCGTTCGGCAAGAGCCTGGCCCCTGGGGCTCTGCACCGTCACGGCGCGCATGCTGAGGCGGTGGCCCGGATCAGCTGGGCGGTCGCGGAGCGCGCGATCGGGGTGGTCACCGGGGAGGTCGGCGCGGGCAAGACCGTCGCTGTCCGCGCCGCCCTGGCAGCTCTGGACCCGGTCCGCCATCAGGTCATCTACCTGGGCAACCCCGCCGTGGGCTCGCGCGGGATCCACCGCGCGATCGTCTCCGCGCTGGGCGGCAGCCCGCACCCGCATACTGCCGCGCTGATCCCGCAGGCCGCCGACGCGCTGGCCACCGAACGCGCCGAGCGCGGCCGCGTCCCCGTCCTGGTGCTCGACGAGGCCCACCTGCTGAGCCACGACCAGTTGGAGTCGGTGCGGATGCTCACCAACCAGGACATGGACTCCGCGTCGCCGTTCGCCTGCCTGCTGATCGGCCAGCCCACCCTGCGCAGGAGAATCAAGATGGGCACCATGGCCGCGCTGGACCAGCGGATCGCGCTGCGGTTCGCGATGCCCCCGATGACCGGCGAGGAGACCGGCAGCTACCTCAAACACCACCTCGCCCTGGCCGGCCGGTCCGACCCGCTGTTCTCCGATGACGCCGTCCAACTGATCCACACCACCGGGCGCGGACTGCCCCGCGCGGTCAACAATCTTGCCGTCCAGGCCCTGCTCGACGTCTTCGTCCAGAACAAGACCATCGTCGACGAGGCGTCAGCACGCGCCGCTGTCGCCGAAGTCACGACAGAGTGAGCATCAC
The Streptacidiphilus albus JL83 genome window above contains:
- a CDS encoding ExeA family protein, producing the protein MIERLQQYFGFTKMPFGKSLAPGALHRHGAHAEAVARISWAVAERAIGVVTGEVGAGKTVAVRAALAALDPVRHQVIYLGNPAVGSRGIHRAIVSALGGSPHPHTAALIPQAADALATERAERGRVPVLVLDEAHLLSHDQLESVRMLTNQDMDSASPFACLLIGQPTLRRRIKMGTMAALDQRIALRFAMPPMTGEETGSYLKHHLALAGRSDPLFSDDAVQLIHTTGRGLPRAVNNLAVQALLDVFVQNKTIVDEASARAAVAEVTTE